Below is a genomic region from Eupeodes corollae chromosome 1, idEupCoro1.1, whole genome shotgun sequence.
TATTCCGTAAACACTTACCTGTGGCTTTGTCCGTTGCAATGCAAACTGTTCCCGTTGAGCCTTCgcctattttcataaaattgtcGAGGTTCTCTCGTGGGTCTCCAGCCGATACAACCATTTGTAAAGCTGCCCGAAACTATATTAAGAGTCAAGAAATGATTCaagtcataaaataaaacaataatgaaCTAACCTGTTCGTGTGTTAACCTTTGTTCTTGCTTTGGATTAGCTGCGGATGTTCCGATGCTTCCCGGAGCAAGAGAACTATTTCCCCCACTAGAACTAGACGCACGGGAATTGGTTTTTATGCTTCCAACAATCGAAGGATTGTTTACATGTTGTGAATTAGGGCTGTGATCTGTCATCTGAAGACCGTTTGTTGGAATGGATTGCGAAAATGAATTGTCCACTGTAGGTGGCGATCTCATTGGAGGTTGTGGACGTTGTGGTTGAATTAGGGTGGACGGTGGTGGCATATTATGTGCCGGGaagttattattttgatttgactgctgttgttgctgtaaCAAATATTGGTGTTGCAGGGACGGACGCGACGCTGAGCTGCCTATGGATCCAGCTGGGGAATTAGCTTGCGGTGGTGTCTGTCGGTATTGCAGTGGTAGGTTCAGATCCGTATGCACGGACAGAGGACCATTGCCATTGGATGGAATTTTAGAAGCATACATTGAATTGTGTGGATCAATAATTTCTTGGTGTTGCAGAACAGGTGGCCCAATTTGTGGGGCTTGCATCGGTGGTTTCAGATGAGCAACGTTAGTCCCCACATCTTTCCGAATACCTGGGTAGAGCATTTGTTGTTGCTGTGGATGATGCTGCTGTTGGtgctgttggtgttgttgttgttgctggtgttgttgttggtgctgttgttgttgttgttggtgctgttgttgttgctgctgctgctgttgttgcagCTGCTGGTGGGGCAAAATCGGACCTGGGGACGGCTCTTCTGGTACTGCCGGAGGAACATTCGCGTTGCCTCGTAAGTCACGTCTTACCCGTGGCGGACTTGAACTCCTCAACGAATTCGATCTGGCAACGTGTGAAGTCTTCGGAAGAATCAGTCCTCCGTTCGAGTTTGGCGCTCCTGGTCCTGCGTCTTGCTTAAGAGTCAATGTTCCTCCACCCGTACTGTTCAAAGATACGCTATCCACTTTATTGTTGTTCTGAGGTCGAACAAtcgtttttaaatctaaaatctcTGTCGGAGTAATTTCCGAGGGATCCACAAGCGGGAGTGGCCGATTTGTTGACTTGAGTATTTGATTATTGCCGACCAAAGACGCCCATTGTAATGGCAATCCGACGTAGCGTCCCTCCAATTTGTCAAAACCCGTATGCACTCGATGTTCAAAGTTACTGGGCATTGAAATTTgtggtttcttttttcttttcgaaaacattttcacTTAATAATTATTTCTATTCACGTAATTGGTTTCTAGTTAAACCAAACTAAAGGAAGCCCTTTTTCTTAGCTATGCTATGTAGCTACAAGCTACGCAATTATTCAACAGGCTATAAATTCCGATGATTTTTCAGGTCATTCATGTGTTGCTTTAATGCTTTCTGTTCCGCGGtgttatgaattatttttattcttatttacaaaaaatacaaaaggcAAATCGATTTTTGTAAAACCTTTTGCCCTCGTTTTGTTATGATGTTGCTAGATATTCactgtaaacatttatttaaccaAGGCGTACGCAAATAATTCACAAATTCACGTTAGGTGTATTCTGCCTATATTtagataacaaa
It encodes:
- the LOC129940610 gene encoding serine/threonine-protein kinase PAK mbt; protein product: MFSKRKKKPQISMPSNFEHRVHTGFDKLEGRYVGLPLQWASLVGNNQILKSTNRPLPLVDPSEITPTEILDLKTIVRPQNNNKVDSVSLNSTGGGTLTLKQDAGPGAPNSNGGLILPKTSHVARSNSLRSSSPPRVRRDLRGNANVPPAVPEEPSPGPILPHQQLQQQQQQQQQQHQQQQQQHQQQHQQQQQHQQHQQQHHPQQQQMLYPGIRKDVGTNVAHLKPPMQAPQIGPPVLQHQEIIDPHNSMYASKIPSNGNGPLSVHTDLNLPLQYRQTPPQANSPAGSIGSSASRPSLQHQYLLQQQQQSNQNNNFPAHNMPPPSTLIQPQRPQPPMRSPPTVDNSFSQSIPTNGLQMTDHSPNSQHVNNPSIVGSIKTNSRASSSSGGNSSLAPGSIGTSAANPKQEQRLTHEQFRAALQMVVSAGDPRENLDNFMKIGEGSTGTVCIATDKATGRQVAVKKMDLRKQQRRELLFNEVVIMRDYHHPNIVETYSSFLVNDELWVVMEYLEGGALTDIVTHSRMDEEQIATVCKQCLKALAYLHSQGVIHRDIKSDSILLAVDGRVKLSDFGFCAQVSQELPKRKSLVGTPYWMSPEVISRLPYGPEVDIWSLGIMVIEMVDGEPPFFNEPPLQAMRRIRDMQPPNLKNAHKVSPRLQSFLDRMLVRDPAQRATATELLAHPFLRQAGPPSLLVPLMRNSRQHN